From a region of the Corallococcus macrosporus genome:
- a CDS encoding peptide MFS transporter, producing the protein MQSTVAAGEARKGHPPGLYLLFATEMWERMSYYGMRGLLVLFLTDKVRGGFGWSTADALGLYGTYTGLVYLTPILGGYIADRFIGQRKAVMLGGALMVIGHLLLALPGISIFYAGLGFLIIGNGFFKPNISTMVGGLYPAGDGRRDGAFTIFYMGINLGAVLGNFICGTLGERVGWHWGFGSAGVGMTLGLIIFVALAHKFLGNVGLAPAPRPTEAQTTTPDGKHHAFSREEWDRIIVIFIIALFVVAFWTGFEQAGGLMNLYTDQKVDRSMFGWEVPTTWFQNFNSVFIVTLAPVFAAVWSSLAAKGKDLSIPVKMSLGLIFLSVGFAFMLGASKESAADGKAAAWWVIMAYLFHTMGELCLSPVGLSMVSKVAPQRVTSAMMGVWFLANAVANKLSGVLGGYSEKMGEFSVFLTIVIGAGLAGVILLFLAPMLKRMMHGTDEVTPAATPAHQEGTVHPAT; encoded by the coding sequence ATGCAAAGCACCGTCGCCGCGGGCGAGGCCCGCAAGGGGCATCCCCCGGGCCTGTATTTGTTGTTCGCCACCGAGATGTGGGAGCGCATGTCGTACTACGGCATGCGCGGCCTGCTGGTGCTCTTCCTCACCGACAAGGTGCGGGGCGGCTTTGGCTGGTCCACCGCGGATGCCCTGGGCCTCTACGGCACGTACACCGGCCTCGTGTACCTGACGCCGATTCTTGGCGGCTACATCGCGGACCGCTTCATCGGCCAGCGCAAGGCGGTGATGCTGGGCGGCGCGCTGATGGTGATTGGCCACCTGCTCTTGGCCCTACCCGGCATCTCCATCTTCTACGCGGGCCTGGGCTTCCTCATCATCGGCAACGGCTTCTTCAAGCCGAACATCTCCACCATGGTGGGCGGGCTGTACCCCGCGGGTGACGGCCGGCGCGACGGTGCCTTCACCATCTTCTACATGGGCATCAACCTGGGCGCGGTGCTGGGCAACTTCATCTGCGGCACGCTGGGTGAGCGCGTGGGCTGGCACTGGGGCTTCGGCTCCGCCGGCGTGGGCATGACGCTGGGCCTGATCATCTTCGTGGCGCTGGCGCACAAGTTCCTGGGCAACGTGGGCCTGGCGCCCGCGCCGCGCCCCACCGAGGCGCAGACGACGACGCCGGACGGCAAGCACCACGCCTTCTCCCGCGAGGAGTGGGACCGCATCATCGTCATCTTCATCATCGCGCTGTTCGTGGTCGCGTTCTGGACGGGCTTCGAGCAGGCCGGCGGCCTGATGAACCTCTACACGGACCAGAAGGTGGACCGCTCCATGTTCGGCTGGGAGGTCCCCACCACCTGGTTCCAGAACTTCAACTCCGTCTTCATCGTGACGCTGGCGCCGGTGTTCGCCGCGGTGTGGAGCTCGCTGGCGGCGAAGGGCAAGGACCTGAGCATCCCGGTGAAGATGTCCCTGGGGCTCATCTTCCTGTCCGTGGGCTTCGCGTTCATGCTGGGCGCCTCCAAGGAGAGCGCGGCGGACGGCAAGGCGGCGGCGTGGTGGGTCATCATGGCGTACCTCTTCCACACCATGGGCGAGCTGTGCCTGTCGCCGGTGGGCCTCTCCATGGTCAGCAAGGTGGCGCCCCAGCGCGTCACCTCCGCGATGATGGGCGTGTGGTTCCTGGCGAACGCGGTGGCCAACAAGCTGTCCGGCGTGCTGGGCGGCTACTCGGAGAAGATGGGTGAGTTCAGCGTGTTCCTCACCATCGTCATCGGCGCGGGCCTGGCGGGCGTCATCCTGCTGTTCCTCGCCCCCATGCTGAAGCGGATGATGCACGGCACGGACGAAGTGACGCCCGCGGCGACGCCCGCCCACCAGGAAGGCACCGTCCACCCGGCCACCTGA
- a CDS encoding FIST signal transduction protein, translating into MRIQIGKSHSPDCATAAREAGQEALRGAVAPTFALVLCTDQYDAVALASAVREELGDIPWAGCCAAGVFAGTELLLQGLVIALFIGDDFRVGVGMGGPVSERPREAGRAAVAEAVSKLPPKPSGHRRALIVLPDALSGNSTEVVRGAQQEAGAGIRWAGGGAGNNLRFVKTAQFAQGHAYQDRVVVIAFDTREPLGVGIQHGWYPYGPPSQVTKARGAVAIELDYENAFEVYRRTAASRGDALDVRSFVRFAMTHPLGIPQANGEFVIRDPLSVDSDGSVRFIAEIPDGSLVRVMEGKRTDLLGAAASAATLAREATSGALGGAMVFDCVSRYLLLEDGVRDELSRFQDALGAGVPVVGCLTLGEVGAMGGGVPQFHNKTAVVVALPG; encoded by the coding sequence ATGCGGATCCAGATTGGAAAGAGCCACTCACCGGATTGCGCCACCGCCGCGCGGGAGGCGGGCCAGGAGGCGCTGCGGGGCGCGGTTGCCCCCACCTTCGCCCTCGTCCTGTGCACGGACCAGTACGACGCGGTGGCGCTGGCGTCCGCGGTCCGCGAGGAGCTGGGGGACATCCCCTGGGCCGGGTGCTGCGCGGCGGGCGTCTTCGCGGGAACCGAGCTGCTGCTCCAGGGGCTGGTCATCGCGCTCTTCATTGGCGACGACTTCCGCGTTGGCGTGGGGATGGGCGGGCCCGTCAGCGAGCGCCCGCGGGAGGCCGGGCGCGCGGCGGTGGCCGAGGCCGTGAGCAAGCTGCCTCCCAAGCCGTCCGGACACCGGCGTGCGCTCATCGTCCTGCCGGACGCGCTGAGCGGCAACTCGACGGAGGTCGTGCGCGGGGCCCAGCAGGAGGCGGGCGCGGGCATCCGCTGGGCGGGGGGCGGCGCGGGCAACAACCTCCGGTTCGTGAAGACGGCCCAGTTCGCGCAAGGCCACGCCTACCAGGACCGGGTGGTGGTGATTGCCTTCGACACCCGGGAGCCCCTGGGCGTGGGCATCCAGCACGGCTGGTATCCGTATGGGCCCCCCTCGCAGGTCACGAAGGCCCGGGGCGCGGTCGCCATCGAGCTCGACTACGAGAACGCCTTCGAGGTCTACCGGCGCACGGCCGCGAGCCGGGGCGACGCCCTGGACGTGCGCAGCTTCGTCCGCTTCGCGATGACCCACCCGCTGGGGATTCCCCAGGCCAATGGCGAGTTCGTGATCCGCGACCCCCTGTCCGTCGACTCCGACGGCTCGGTCCGCTTCATCGCCGAGATTCCGGACGGCTCCCTGGTCCGCGTCATGGAGGGCAAGCGCACGGATTTGCTCGGCGCCGCGGCCAGCGCCGCCACCCTGGCCCGGGAGGCCACCTCCGGCGCGCTGGGCGGCGCGATGGTGTTCGATTGTGTCTCCCGCTACCTGCTGCTGGAGGACGGCGTCCGAGACGAACTCTCCCGGTTCCAGGACGCGCTCGGCGCGGGCGTGCCGGTCGTGGGCTGTCTGACGCTGGGCGAGGTGGGGGCCATGGGGGGCGGGGTTCCCCAGTTCCACAACAAGACAGCGGTGGTGGTCGCGCTGCCGGGGTAA
- a CDS encoding sensor histidine kinase, which translates to MEDHGADAEHKLTEERLALLSVLQELTVAALDLLDPDKPADDFLDRVAERLGCAVALWFQSDPGGQVGLLGASGLSPASRQLPIPRLLPRYPREPGPLRVELPYPELASPGLVRWSVPIDDAGHGAVPPVSVLLLYFDREPRLPRQYQGMVERLGGVLRTALIHRQLFARTLESERALQHERDFSSTVLDTARALVVVLDPEGRIVRFNRACQEVTGYSFEELRGDRFWTRLLPPEEAGIVELHFAVLAAGLGHEQYENHWLTRKGERRLISWSSNVLRNVSGTIEYVIGTGIDITEHRRTEQERDQTFQREQQARARAEEQEGRSALLAEASGLLDGSLAPEDALRSVAALTVRRFADWCAVEVLDGSHSAQRLTEARSEALRASSSARSVREGQDLAEFIDFPSRISVPLLAREHALGTLTLARLEGSGRYVPADVALAQELARRAAMAMDNARLYQQAQLAIGLRDEFLSIASHELKTPVTSLQLSVQGLMRLARTGALRTSPVETVTHALEVIERQAKRMAKLVNTLLDVSRIHAGRLELEFEEVDLAALVRDVAARFAPELATSGTRLQVHADTAVPGMWDRSRLDQIVTNLLSNAIKYGEGRPIALRVEGDAEMARLEVRDQGIGIPAERQVRIFRAFERAVSSRHYGGLGLGLHIVNQLVERLGGSVRVESEAGQGATFTVELPRYGPHAAPAADPTLHDGL; encoded by the coding sequence ATGGAGGACCACGGCGCGGACGCGGAGCACAAGCTCACCGAGGAGCGCCTCGCGCTGCTGAGCGTGCTCCAGGAGCTCACCGTCGCGGCGCTTGACCTCCTGGATCCGGACAAGCCCGCGGACGACTTCCTGGACCGCGTCGCGGAGCGGCTGGGCTGCGCGGTCGCGCTCTGGTTCCAGTCGGATCCGGGAGGGCAGGTGGGCCTGCTGGGCGCGAGCGGACTGTCCCCGGCCTCCCGCCAGCTCCCGATTCCACGGCTGCTGCCAAGGTACCCGCGCGAGCCCGGCCCCCTGCGCGTGGAGCTGCCCTATCCGGAGCTGGCTTCACCGGGGCTCGTGCGCTGGTCGGTGCCCATCGACGACGCCGGGCATGGCGCGGTGCCCCCCGTCAGCGTGCTGCTGCTGTACTTCGACCGCGAGCCGCGTCTGCCGCGCCAGTACCAGGGCATGGTGGAGCGGCTGGGCGGCGTGCTCCGCACCGCGCTCATCCACCGGCAGCTCTTCGCGCGGACCCTGGAGAGCGAGCGCGCGCTCCAGCACGAGCGGGACTTCAGCTCCACGGTCCTGGACACGGCCCGCGCCCTGGTCGTCGTCCTGGATCCGGAAGGCCGCATCGTCCGCTTCAACCGGGCGTGCCAGGAGGTGACGGGCTACTCCTTCGAGGAGCTGCGCGGTGACCGCTTCTGGACGCGGCTGCTGCCACCCGAGGAGGCGGGGATCGTGGAGCTGCACTTCGCCGTGCTCGCGGCGGGGCTGGGGCACGAGCAGTACGAGAACCACTGGCTGACCCGGAAGGGAGAGCGCCGCCTCATCTCCTGGTCCAGCAACGTCCTGCGGAACGTGTCGGGGACCATCGAGTACGTCATCGGCACCGGCATCGACATCACCGAGCACCGCCGGACCGAACAGGAGCGCGACCAGACCTTCCAGCGCGAGCAGCAGGCGCGCGCCCGGGCCGAGGAGCAGGAGGGGCGGTCCGCGCTCCTGGCGGAGGCCTCCGGGTTGCTCGACGGCTCGCTCGCACCCGAGGACGCGCTGCGCAGCGTGGCTGCGCTGACCGTCCGGCGGTTCGCGGACTGGTGCGCGGTGGAGGTCCTGGACGGGAGCCACTCCGCCCAGCGGCTCACCGAGGCCCGCTCCGAAGCGCTGCGCGCCAGTTCGTCCGCGCGGAGCGTCCGGGAGGGTCAGGACCTGGCCGAGTTCATCGACTTCCCGTCGCGCATCTCCGTGCCGCTGCTCGCGCGGGAGCATGCGCTCGGCACGCTCACCCTCGCGCGCCTGGAGGGCAGCGGACGGTATGTCCCGGCGGATGTCGCGCTCGCGCAGGAGCTGGCCCGCCGCGCGGCGATGGCCATGGACAACGCCCGGCTCTATCAGCAGGCCCAGCTGGCCATCGGCCTGCGGGACGAGTTCCTCTCCATCGCCTCGCACGAGCTGAAGACGCCGGTCACGTCCCTCCAGTTGTCGGTGCAGGGGCTGATGCGCCTGGCCCGGACGGGCGCGCTGCGGACCTCACCGGTGGAGACGGTGACCCACGCGCTGGAGGTCATCGAGCGGCAGGCGAAGCGGATGGCGAAGCTCGTCAACACGCTGCTGGACGTCTCGCGCATCCACGCCGGGCGGCTGGAGCTGGAGTTCGAGGAGGTGGACCTCGCCGCGCTGGTCCGGGACGTCGCGGCGCGCTTCGCCCCGGAGCTGGCCACGTCGGGGACCCGGCTCCAGGTCCACGCCGACACGGCGGTGCCGGGCATGTGGGACCGGTCGCGGTTGGATCAGATCGTCACCAACCTGCTCTCGAACGCCATCAAGTACGGGGAGGGAAGGCCCATCGCGCTCCGCGTGGAGGGGGACGCGGAGATGGCGCGGCTGGAGGTGCGGGACCAGGGCATCGGCATCCCGGCGGAGCGGCAGGTGCGCATCTTCCGGGCCTTCGAGCGCGCCGTGTCCTCGCGCCACTACGGAGGCCTGGGCCTGGGCCTCCACATCGTGAACCAGCTCGTGGAGCGGCTGGGGGGCTCGGTCCGCGTCGAAAGCGAGGCGGGGCAGGGAGCCACCTTCACGGTGGAGCTCCCCCGCTACGGTCCCCACGCGGCCCCCGCCGCGGACCCGACCCTGCACGACGGGCTCTAG
- a CDS encoding POT family MFS transporter — protein MAETSTAPTTQRFPPQIPYIIGNEACERFSFYGMRNILTVFFIDYLLRTQVPETGLREAQAKSLMHLFMAGVYFFPLIGGYLADRFFGKFHTIFVLSLVYCAGHACLALFEDSAKGFYTGLTLIAIGSGGIKPCVSAMVGDQFTEKNKHLVKKVFAIFYWTINFGSFFASLFVPLLMKNYGPAVAFGVPGILMFLATVIFWAGRKHYVLVPPTGPNPHSFFKVLGSAFRGKDVAGGTWLDKARAEHPTEAVEGVKAVFRVSALLLPFVPFFWMLFDQKASTWVVQARSMDPNVGGIVFQPSQMQFINPMLVMLLIPFLTAVVYPAFQRAGWELTPLRRMPMGLIIGAASFVIAGFFQVAMEGGTTLNIAWQLLPYIVLTVAEILVSTTGLEFAYTQAPREMKGTIQSVWLVTNTLANVAVAIAAALNVFTGSAQFFFYAALAAVAGVGMALVARKYVVRDYYQTDAQAPMDGRNPAVEPKPA, from the coding sequence ATGGCCGAGACCTCGACCGCCCCCACCACCCAGCGCTTCCCGCCCCAGATTCCCTACATCATCGGGAACGAGGCCTGTGAGCGCTTCAGCTTCTACGGGATGCGGAACATCCTCACGGTGTTCTTCATCGACTACCTCTTGCGCACGCAGGTGCCGGAGACAGGGCTGCGGGAGGCGCAGGCCAAGAGCCTGATGCACCTGTTCATGGCGGGGGTGTACTTCTTCCCGCTCATTGGCGGCTACCTGGCGGACCGCTTCTTCGGGAAGTTCCACACCATCTTCGTGCTGAGCCTCGTGTACTGCGCGGGGCACGCGTGCCTGGCGCTCTTCGAGGACAGCGCGAAGGGCTTCTACACGGGCCTGACGCTCATCGCGATTGGCAGCGGCGGCATCAAGCCGTGCGTGTCCGCGATGGTGGGCGACCAGTTCACGGAGAAGAACAAGCACCTGGTGAAGAAGGTCTTCGCCATCTTCTACTGGACCATCAACTTCGGTTCGTTCTTCGCGTCGCTGTTCGTCCCGCTGCTGATGAAGAACTACGGGCCCGCGGTGGCCTTCGGTGTGCCGGGCATCCTGATGTTCCTGGCGACGGTCATCTTCTGGGCGGGCCGCAAGCACTACGTGCTGGTGCCTCCCACGGGCCCGAACCCGCACTCGTTCTTCAAGGTGCTGGGCAGCGCGTTCCGGGGCAAGGACGTGGCGGGCGGCACCTGGCTGGACAAGGCCAGGGCGGAGCACCCGACGGAGGCGGTGGAGGGCGTGAAGGCGGTGTTCCGGGTGTCCGCGCTGCTGCTGCCCTTCGTGCCCTTCTTCTGGATGCTGTTCGATCAGAAGGCGTCCACCTGGGTGGTGCAGGCGCGGTCCATGGACCCGAACGTGGGCGGCATCGTGTTCCAGCCCAGCCAGATGCAGTTCATCAACCCCATGCTGGTGATGCTGCTCATCCCCTTCCTGACGGCCGTGGTGTACCCGGCCTTCCAGCGCGCGGGCTGGGAGCTGACGCCGCTGCGGCGCATGCCCATGGGGCTCATCATCGGCGCCGCGTCGTTCGTCATCGCGGGCTTCTTCCAGGTGGCGATGGAGGGCGGGACGACGCTGAACATCGCGTGGCAGCTGTTGCCGTACATCGTGCTGACGGTAGCGGAGATTCTCGTGTCCACCACGGGCCTGGAGTTCGCGTACACGCAGGCGCCCCGGGAGATGAAGGGCACCATCCAGAGCGTGTGGCTGGTGACGAACACGCTGGCGAACGTGGCGGTGGCCATCGCCGCGGCGCTCAACGTCTTCACGGGCTCCGCGCAGTTCTTCTTCTACGCGGCCCTGGCCGCCGTGGCCGGCGTGGGCATGGCGCTGGTGGCCCGCAAGTACGTCGTGCGGGACTACTACCAGACGGACGCACAGGCCCCCATGGACGGCCGCAACCCCGCGGTGGAGCCGAAGCCGGCCTAG
- a CDS encoding histone deacetylase family protein, with protein MDVVHSALHAGHDGGVELHRGQLVPCYECPARVDFIEQALRAAGSHTWLPPRDFPMERLLKIHDADFIEFLRTAYPRWRAEGRDGSMLPSGFPARGLRRDRVPSGIHGAMGYYAFDAGTPIVPGTWEAALASAHCAMTAAALVTEGSRAAYALCRPPGHHAARGTYGGYCFLNNAALAAQGLRDAGKARVALLDVDYHHGNGTQEIFWERDDVLFISIHGTPDTEYPYFLGYADERGAGRGEGYTLNLPLQRGTDWAGYSAALATAREAILAFGADALVVSLGVDTYEGDPISAFKLRKEHFPLLGGQLAGLGLPTVLVQEGGYAVEDIGHNVAAVLGAFDAAG; from the coding sequence ATGGACGTGGTGCACAGTGCCCTGCACGCAGGACATGACGGCGGGGTGGAGCTTCATCGCGGGCAGCTGGTGCCCTGCTACGAGTGCCCCGCGCGGGTGGACTTCATCGAACAGGCACTGCGGGCGGCGGGCAGTCACACCTGGCTGCCGCCGCGCGACTTCCCGATGGAGCGCCTTCTAAAAATCCACGACGCGGACTTCATCGAGTTCCTGCGCACGGCCTATCCGCGCTGGCGGGCGGAGGGGCGCGACGGCTCCATGCTGCCGAGCGGCTTCCCGGCGCGGGGCCTGCGGCGGGACCGCGTGCCTTCCGGCATCCACGGCGCGATGGGCTATTACGCGTTCGACGCCGGGACGCCCATCGTGCCGGGCACCTGGGAGGCGGCGCTGGCCTCGGCGCACTGCGCGATGACCGCCGCGGCGCTCGTGACCGAGGGCTCGCGGGCGGCCTACGCGCTGTGCCGGCCGCCAGGGCACCATGCCGCGCGCGGGACCTATGGCGGCTACTGCTTCCTCAACAACGCGGCGCTGGCGGCCCAGGGCCTTCGCGACGCGGGCAAGGCGCGGGTCGCGCTGCTGGACGTGGACTACCACCATGGCAACGGCACCCAGGAGATCTTCTGGGAGCGCGACGACGTGCTGTTCATCTCCATCCACGGCACGCCGGACACCGAGTACCCCTACTTCCTCGGGTATGCCGACGAGCGCGGCGCGGGCCGGGGCGAGGGCTACACGCTGAACCTTCCGCTGCAGCGCGGCACGGACTGGGCGGGGTACTCCGCCGCGCTGGCCACGGCGCGGGAGGCCATCCTGGCCTTCGGGGCGGACGCACTGGTGGTGTCGCTGGGCGTGGACACCTACGAAGGCGACCCCATCAGCGCGTTCAAGCTGCGCAAGGAGCACTTCCCGCTGCTGGGAGGGCAGTTGGCCGGGCTGGGGCTCCCCACGGTGCTGGTCCAGGAGGGCGGCTACGCGGTGGAGGACATCGGCCACAACGTGGCGGCCGTGCTGGGCGCGTTCGACGCCGCGGGCTGA
- a CDS encoding FadR/GntR family transcriptional regulator, with amino-acid sequence MGEASARRAAEMVRVGLVAYVEHQIEQDIALGRLPRNGRLASERVMAHWYGVCRGTVREALRRLAARGLVVQHPGRQARAVALDESLTLENLGLALHAARSEEGRRLLEGFFSLKRQVLVELLADCCANASESEVSRLESVCYALWDAARWHPGERCAQLEFELLRLAAQVAARPGHLLLIQSLQRAFRGIGARLLPFMGGEALAQWARGAMHALDERDMQALQHQLPTLMKACDDGVLNRFAPVPHQAGPLEAPPLVEERDLGTLAPAAEPTEAQLLSSVPESHPREPGDDCVRAAGLNTPESQDPPPATTGLEGYSLLAPSLPSTREPPDS; translated from the coding sequence ATGGGCGAAGCATCGGCGAGAAGGGCGGCGGAGATGGTGAGGGTGGGGCTGGTGGCGTATGTGGAGCATCAGATTGAGCAGGACATCGCGCTGGGACGGCTGCCGAGGAACGGGCGGCTGGCCTCGGAGCGGGTGATGGCGCACTGGTATGGCGTGTGCCGGGGCACGGTGCGCGAGGCCCTGCGGCGGCTGGCGGCACGGGGCCTGGTGGTGCAGCACCCCGGGCGCCAGGCGCGAGCGGTAGCCCTGGATGAATCGCTGACGCTGGAGAACCTGGGTCTGGCGCTGCATGCCGCGCGCTCCGAGGAGGGCCGACGGCTGCTGGAGGGCTTCTTCAGCCTCAAGCGGCAGGTGCTGGTGGAGCTCCTGGCCGACTGCTGCGCGAATGCCTCCGAGTCGGAGGTGAGCCGGTTGGAGTCCGTCTGCTACGCGCTCTGGGACGCGGCGCGCTGGCACCCCGGAGAGCGCTGCGCCCAGTTGGAGTTCGAGTTGCTGCGGCTGGCGGCCCAGGTGGCTGCGCGTCCCGGGCACCTGCTCCTCATCCAATCGCTGCAACGGGCCTTCAGGGGCATTGGGGCCCGGCTGCTGCCCTTCATGGGCGGCGAAGCCCTGGCCCAGTGGGCCCGGGGCGCGATGCATGCCCTGGACGAGCGCGACATGCAGGCGCTCCAGCACCAGCTGCCGACGCTGATGAAGGCGTGCGATGACGGCGTGCTCAACCGGTTTGCGCCAGTCCCCCACCAGGCGGGGCCTCTTGAGGCACCCCCCCTTGTCGAGGAGCGTGACCTCGGAACCCTCGCACCCGCCGCCGAGCCCACCGAAGCTCAGCTGCTTTCATCCGTTCCGGAGAGTCATCCCCGCGAACCCGGTGATGACTGCGTGCGGGCGGCGGGCCTCAACACGCCCGAATCCCAGGACCCGCCTCCAGCCACGACCGGGCTGGAGGGTTACTCGCTTCTGGCGCCTTCCTTGCCTTCGACCCGGGAGCCACCTGATTCGTGA